One Clostridium sp. CM027 genomic window carries:
- a CDS encoding DNA-directed RNA polymerase subunit alpha C-terminal domain-containing protein yields the protein MKNIKENELYIEKLNFSVRSYNCLKRNNINTVKELLEVPVYELEKFRNLGAKSLEEINNVILKLKSSDFVFEDKEFTVLDILADSEKKISKILFYYESEEYGDDIKIKDMKLSVRSLNALKLNGYQYASQLVELRVESLNEIKNLGEKCRNEIIDTLKSVVHIIYDQENIKENDAIQEIINVLLKEYEQSLVEYDKRTLKSIIYMKIKTSSVIIDVVCVRSEELINNKEFLDIVYDNNILRDLLKKHIFRFVKKMEGLINLPEIMRNIPNHLKNSDIIKNIINELIETKRIEQYEGNYRISYPILSEYINSLEIEREKTMLYERFRGKTLEETGIILKVTRERVRQLEKKVVKKIPRVREDDYKESFEKYEWTSELFRYAYNESDLVYGYLKYKYNRGNKSPEDILEDYDITIQIRLRAEKIIFKDYIMVGSSWIKKDRQEILEYILRTYCKDEVTSQDLSDLYYMFLEDYSLHEINKFMYPKRYFESTLANSKKVLWKYGKKLRKYDFTEMNAQRIVDALNLSQFENVEYSTLKFFNDYIEIMEEWDIRDEYELHNLMKKVFLDNNNFNIILSRMPNIEFGKPDRDMQVMDILLETAPIESYELAKAYEKEYGVKTETAVANYFKSIDGFYHNGLYTIDSEGLLGNEFIRVKEKLEDDIYLIKDVREIYIKLFPMGNPKLINPYNLKRLGFKVNTGIIYSDKFTNLEQYFRTIMLNNDIFDATLLDSRFTCWQAYYNSLQMLKGQFEIVEFLPNEFVNIRRLEQKGIGKEKLQEFIDDVYEFVVEELFTIKSLRKKGFEHRLDELGFDNWFYSALLRCDTRFKYRKIDGNFIFRKGADRVNLNDLVEQVVCKYRSIDIFDLIENISSVYGITIERYKIPNIAKEKELYYNAIMEKIYIDYDEYFEEV from the coding sequence ATGAAAAATATTAAAGAAAATGAATTGTATATTGAAAAATTAAATTTTTCTGTGAGATCGTATAATTGTTTGAAAAGAAACAATATAAATACTGTTAAGGAGTTGTTAGAAGTTCCAGTATATGAGTTGGAAAAATTCAGAAATTTAGGGGCGAAATCATTAGAAGAAATTAATAATGTAATATTAAAATTAAAATCTAGTGATTTTGTTTTTGAAGATAAAGAATTTACTGTGTTGGATATACTTGCTGATAGTGAAAAAAAAATTTCAAAGATATTATTCTATTATGAAAGTGAAGAATATGGCGATGATATTAAAATTAAAGATATGAAGCTGTCGGTAAGATCTCTAAACGCACTTAAACTAAATGGATATCAATATGCATCTCAATTAGTAGAATTAAGGGTGGAGTCACTAAATGAAATAAAGAATCTTGGGGAAAAGTGTAGAAATGAGATAATTGATACTCTAAAATCAGTTGTTCATATAATTTATGATCAAGAAAATATAAAAGAAAACGATGCTATTCAAGAAATTATCAACGTATTGTTAAAAGAGTATGAGCAGAGTTTAGTGGAATATGATAAAAGAACATTAAAATCAATTATATATATGAAAATAAAAACAAGTTCTGTTATTATAGATGTTGTTTGTGTAAGAAGTGAAGAATTAATAAATAATAAAGAGTTTTTGGATATTGTTTATGACAATAATATTCTGAGAGATTTATTGAAAAAGCATATCTTTAGATTTGTAAAGAAGATGGAGGGTTTAATTAATTTACCAGAAATTATGAGGAATATACCAAATCATTTAAAGAATAGTGATATTATAAAAAATATAATAAATGAGTTAATTGAAACAAAAAGAATAGAACAATATGAAGGGAATTATAGAATTTCATATCCGATTCTTAGCGAGTATATAAATTCATTAGAAATTGAAAGAGAAAAAACAATGTTATATGAGCGATTTAGAGGGAAAACGTTAGAAGAAACTGGAATTATACTTAAAGTTACAAGGGAGAGAGTACGCCAATTAGAAAAAAAGGTTGTAAAAAAAATTCCAAGGGTAAGAGAGGATGATTATAAAGAAAGTTTTGAAAAGTATGAGTGGACATCAGAACTGTTTAGATATGCATATAATGAATCTGATTTGGTATATGGATATTTAAAATATAAATATAATAGAGGGAATAAAAGTCCAGAGGATATATTAGAAGATTATGATATTACTATTCAGATTCGTTTAAGAGCAGAAAAAATAATATTCAAGGACTACATAATGGTTGGTAGTTCTTGGATAAAAAAGGACCGGCAAGAGATATTAGAGTATATATTAAGAACTTACTGTAAAGATGAAGTGACATCTCAGGATCTATCTGATTTATATTATATGTTCTTGGAAGATTATAGCTTGCATGAAATAAATAAATTTATGTATCCGAAGAGATATTTTGAAAGTACACTTGCTAATAGTAAAAAGGTATTATGGAAGTACGGTAAGAAGTTACGCAAGTATGATTTTACTGAAATGAATGCACAAAGGATAGTAGATGCTCTTAATCTAAGCCAATTTGAAAATGTAGAATATTCTACTTTGAAATTTTTTAATGATTATATTGAAATTATGGAGGAGTGGGATATTAGGGATGAGTATGAATTACATAATTTAATGAAAAAAGTATTTCTTGATAATAACAATTTCAATATTATATTATCTAGAATGCCTAATATAGAGTTCGGAAAACCAGACAGAGATATGCAAGTGATGGATATATTATTAGAAACTGCTCCAATTGAAAGTTACGAGCTAGCAAAAGCATATGAAAAAGAATATGGAGTAAAAACAGAAACGGCAGTAGCTAATTATTTCAAAAGCATTGATGGATTTTATCATAATGGGTTATATACGATTGATTCTGAAGGCTTGTTAGGCAATGAGTTTATTAGAGTGAAAGAAAAATTAGAAGATGATATTTATCTAATTAAGGATGTTAGAGAAATATACATTAAGTTATTTCCTATGGGGAATCCAAAACTTATTAACCCATATAACCTAAAGAGATTAGGATTTAAAGTAAATACAGGCATAATTTATTCGGATAAATTTACAAATCTTGAACAGTATTTTAGAACCATAATGTTAAATAATGATATTTTTGATGCAACTTTATTGGATTCACGGTTTACATGTTGGCAAGCCTATTATAATTCTTTGCAGATGCTCAAAGGGCAGTTTGAAATAGTGGAGTTTTTGCCAAATGAATTTGTTAATATTAGGAGACTTGAGCAAAAGGGTATTGGTAAAGAAAAACTGCAAGAGTTTATAGATGATGTGTATGAATTTGTTGTTGAAGAATTGTTTACGATTAAATCATTAAGAAAAAAAGGATTTGAACATAGGTTAGACGAGCTAGGATTTGATAATTGGTTCTATAGTGCGTTGTTAAGGTGTGATACACGATTTAAGTATAGAAAAATTGATGGAAATTTTATATTTAGAAAGGGCGCTGATAGAGTAAATTTAAATGATTTGGTAGAGCAGGTTGTATGCAAATACAGAAGTATAGATATTTTCGATTTGATAGAAAATATTAGTAGTGTGTATGGTATTACAATAGAAAGATATAAAATACCCAATATAGCTAAAGAAAAAGAATTGTATTATAATGCAATAATGGAAAAAATTTATATTGATTATGATGAGTATTTTGAGGAGGTATAA